CGCTGGGCGTAGACCGTGTCGCGCTGCTTGCTCATCACGTTGTCAAACTCCAGCAGTTGCTTGCGGGTGCTGAAGTTCCGGTCTTCCACGCGGGCCTGCGCTTTTTCGATGGCCCCCGTGACCATCTTGGCCTCAATGGGCGCGCTGTCATCCATGCCCAGGCGGTCCATCATGGCCACCACGCGGTCGTTGGCAAAGAGGCGCATCAGGTCGTCTTCAAACGACACGTAAAAGCGGCTGCTGCCTGGGTCGCCCTGACGCCCAGCGCGCCCGCGCAACTGGTTGTCAATGCGGCGCGACTCGTGGCGCTCGGTGCCGATGATGTGCAAGCCACCGAGGTCGCGCACCTTCTGCCGGTCGGTCAGGATGTCGGCCTGAAGCTGCACAGCCTGGCGGGCAAAGTCCTCGGTCATTTCGGGAATCTGCATGGCAAGCGCCACGGCGCCCTCGTCCTGGCGGCTGACAGCCTTGATGAAGTTCTCGGCCTCGGGCGCAAAGCGGCTGATCCCAAAGTTCTGCTCGATGGCCTCGCCAATGATAAATTCGGCGTTGCCCCCCAGCATGATGTCGGTGCCGCGCCCGGCCATGTTGGTGGCGATAGTCACGGTGGTGCTGCGGCCGGCCTGCGCCACAATGCTGGCTTCCTGAGCCTCAAATTTGGCGTTCAGCACGCTGTGCTGCACCCCGGCTGCTTTCAGCAGGTCGCTCAGCTGCTCGCTGGTCACGATGCTGGCGGTGCCAATCAGGACCGGGCGGCCAGTGGCGTGCATCTCGATCACTTCCTGCACCACCGCGTTGTACTTGCCCAGGCGGCTGCGGTACACCAGGTCGTCAGAGTCCTTCCGCAGGATGTTCTTGTTGGTGGGAATCACCAGCACGTCGCTGCCGTAGATATCCAGGAACTCTTTTTCCTCGGTCTTGGCGGTGCCGGTCATGCCCGAAAACTTGTTGTACAGGCGGAAGAAGTTCTGGTAGGTAATCGTGGCGAGCGTCTGGTTCTCGTTCTCGATCTTGACGCCCTCTTTGGCTTCGATGGCCTGGTGCAGCCCCTCACCGTAGCGGCGCCCCGGCATCGAGCGGCCCGTGAACTCGTCGATAATGATGACCTCGCCCTCGGCGTTCACGATGTAGTCCTTCTCGCGCTGGTACAGCTCGCGGGCGCGGATGGCCTGGGTAATCATGTGGGCCTTGTCCATGTTCTCGGGGCTGTAGAGGTCACTCAGAGACAGCAGGCGCTCGATTTTGCCGATGCCGCCTTCCGTGAGGTGCACCTGCTTGCCCTTCTCGTCAATGGTGTAGTCGCCCGTAGGTTCGGGGCGCACGCCGGGCTCGGCAGGCTCTCCTTTTTGCAGGCGGCGAATCAGCTTGGCGTAGACGTAATACAGGTCGGTGGCCTTCTCGGCGGCGCCCGAGATGATCAGCGGCGTGCGGGCCTCATCAATCAGAATCGAGTCCACCTCGTCCACGATGGCGAAGTTCAGGGGATGGTCGGCGCGCAGTGACAGCGCCTCGCGGCTCTGGGCCATGTTGTCGCGCAGGTAATCGAAGCCCAGTTCGCTGTTGGTGACGTAGGTGATGTCGCAAGCGTAGGCGGCCTGCTTCTGAGCGGGCTGTAGTTCGCGGCTGGCCAGGCCCACCGTCAGGCCCAGGGTGCGGTACAGCAGGCCCATTTCTTCCATGCCCACGCGCGCCAGGTAATCGTTGACGGTCACGAGGTGGCAGCCCCGGCCTTCCAGGGCGTTCAGCGCCAGCGCCAGGGTGGCCACCAACGTCTTGCCCTCGCCGGTGCGCATCTCGGCGATGCGGCCCTTGTGCAGCGCGTAGCCCCCAATCAGCTGCACGTCGTAGTGGCGCTTGCCAATCGAGCGGCGCCCCGCCTCGCGGATCAGCGCGAAGGCCGGCACCACCACGTCGTCCAGGGACTCGCCGCCTTCCTGAACACGGCGGCGCAGGTCCATAAACGCTGCGGCGAGGTCGTCCACTTTCATGGTCTCTTCTTCCAGGGCACTCACGGGCTGCACAATCGCCTTGACGATCTGCGCCACGTCGCGCTGGTTGTTATCAAACATTTTGTTCAGGACACGGAACATGACAAGCGAGTATAACGCGCCTGGCCTGGCCACGCGGCTGCGATTTCAGTGAGGGGCGCATAAGCAACTTGAGCCGCCAGGGCTCAGGGACCATGAACAGCCGCTCTGGCCCCGGTGAAGGTGATGGGTATCACGCTCATAGAGTCACCCTATGCTGCGCCCATGATCAAGCCCGGCCTGCTGTTTTCTCTTGCCCTATTGCCCCTGCTCGCGTCCTGCGCGCCCTTAACGTCCATGCTGGCGAGTCAGGACGGCCCAGTGCCCCGCAGCGCCGGCCCGCTGACGGTGGGCCAGACGTGGACGGTCAGCGGCCCTGTCAGCGGCCGGACCGTGACGACCACCATCAATGTGCGCGACCTCGTGGAGGTGGCGGGCAGCACCGCCAGCGTGGGTGGGCGCGACCAGGCCGACGCCTTTGCGCGGGCTCAAGCGGGCTTTGGCGTGGCCACCTACAACAATGACCGCCGCACCCTGAACTTTGAATGGATTGGCGAGCAGGGCGAGCGCTACGTCTGTACCATCGACACGCTGCTGAGCCTGCCCTACGCGGGCCGCCTAACGCTGAAGCAGGGAGGCAACACGGCCACTGGCAGCTGCCAGGCCACCCTCAGCCAGCCCTGACCGACCAGATAGAGCTTTCGTGCCAGGCTTCTCCTCGCCGCAGGACGGGGGTGGAGGTGCCCAGCACCCGGTGCCCACCCTTGACCGCTGCCCGCACTATCAGGCGAGGATCAAGGGTGGGGTAAATAGTCTGGGCAAACTGGACCTCATCACGGACATCCAGCGTTTCGCCGCTGGCCACAGAATCGGTGCCCAGGGCCACCTCGACCCCGGCGACGGCAAACGCGGTCCAGGGAAAGGTGCCGCAGCCCAGGTGATAGTTGCTGCGCGGGCAGGTCACGACTGGGCTGCCCGCGCGGGCCACACGGGCAATATCGTCTGACGTGACGTTGACCATGTGCACCAGGGTCGGCCGGGCGGCCAGCACGCCCAGTTCGTCCAGATACCGCACTGGCGTCAGGCCTAGTTCGGGGGCACGGCCGATGATCTCGGCAAAGTCGGCGGGGTAGTAAGCCGGGAGGCGGTGTTCCCAGAGTGGGCCGCCGCCGGTTTCAAAGAGTTCTCCTTCGGCAGGATGTTCGGCAACGTGGATTTGTAGGGGCAGGCCCTCGCCCGCCGCGTAGTCGGTCACCAGGCGCATCAGGCGGTGACTGACCGTAAAGGGCGTGTGAGGCGATAAGCCCACGCGCAGGCCGCCGGGCCGTTCCAGGCGGCGCCAGGCCTCCACCTGGGCCCGTACCGCCGCGAAGCGTTCGTCCGCCTGCTCCGGGAAGGTGCCCAGCACCTCGGCGTACAGCACGCCGCTCAGGTCTTCACGGGGCAGCAGCGCGTCCATGACGCCTGGAATATTCACAATGTCGCCCACGCCACCGGCGCCCAGGGCTGCCAGCCGGTCAGCGCCGGCCACCGCGCCAGCCACCCCACGCCGCTTGCGCTGGGCGATCACGACCTCCGGCAGCCAGCGGAAGTAGGGCAGCGCCTGAAAAGCGTAGTCACTCATGTCGAGGTGGGTATGGGCGTTGACAGGCGGCGGCGCAATCACGCCGGGCACGCGTTCCTCGCGGGCGTGGGGGTAAGCGGCACGTAGGGCGTCCGGCGCGCCGGTGGCTGCCACCGTTTGCCCGGCCACCACCACCGCCCCTGGCGACTGGGCACCCCCCATCCCGGTGTACAGCACGTCGCAGACAAGGAGGCGGGGGGTCAGGGCGTCCGGCATGGTCATGGCCGCATGCTAGAGGCAAAGGGGACCGAATGGCAGCCTTTGAGGCCTGAGCCTGGCAGTTGCCGACCACCCTGAACTTGAGAGGCGATTGGCCTGACAAAACGCCAGCTCAGCACGAAGGAAGCGAGGAAACTTCCTCAGGATGAGACCAACAATGAAGTTACATCAGCTTGACCCAGATCTGTCTTTCTTGGTGGCTTCAGGGCATTTGGGTCAAAGAGGGCCTGCTGCCCAGCTGGCAAAGGGCTTACAGCTCTTCCGGTTCACTGGGCAGTGGAAGCTCTCTTACCTGCTCCATTTCATGAATCATTTTTGCCCTTCGTTGGCGCACCCTCACTCTTGACCCTCTTCAGTCTGCCGCGCAGATGGCATTGCGGCCGCTTGATTTCACGCGGTACAGGCGGCGGTCGGCCTCGCCCAGCAGCGCATCGAAGTCGTTGGCCTCGGTGTCGGCGACCCCAATACTCAGGGTGACGCGCAGCCCAGGACGCAGCTCACCCCAGGCGTGGGCGCGCACAGCCCCCTGCAGGGCCTGACAGCTGGCCCGCAGCGCGTCCTGCCGTCCTGGGCGCAGCATCACAAACTCTTCGCCGCCGTACCGCGCCACGATGTCCCCTGGCTCAGCCACGGCGCGCAGCATCTGGGCCAAGCGCTGCAAGACGGCGTCTCCCAGCTGATGCCCCCAGGTGTCGTTGACCCACTTGAAATGGTAGATATCCAGCATGGCCGCCGAGAGCGGGGTCTGCGCACTGCACAGTTCGGCCAGGCGGCCCCCCTCCTGAAACAGATAGTCGCGGTTGTGCAGCCGCGTCAGGCCGTCAATGCGGCTCAGTTCCCGGATACGGGCGTTCAGGGTTTGCAGGTCGCGCAGATGGCTCTGCAACTCGGCGGTGTAGCGCTGCTGCTCCTGGGCTGCCGCCTCCAGGTGATGAAAGCGGTGCAGCACGTCCAGCATGCGGAAGCCCTGTCGGCGCTCGGCGTGGTGCAGCTCGCGTTCTAGGGTCAGCACCTCGCACAGCGACGCCACCGCGTCCTGATGCTGTCCCAGCGCCGCCTGGGCCTCGGCCACCCGTTCGAGCAGGGTGGGCAGGCTGCCGTTGACTCCCAGGACGCGCGCCGCCGCCACCGCTGGCGTCAGCACGGCCAGCGCAGCCGCTGGCTGGGCACCCACACTGAGCGCCAGGGCCGCTGTGATGTGCAGTTCGGGGTGGTCGTGGGCCGCGCACAGCTCTCGCAAGTGGCGGCGCGCCCGCTTCACCCGCTCAGGCTGATCCAGCGCCCGCGCCACCGTGAGTTCCTCGGCGTAGGCGGCGGCGGCCAGGGCCGGATGCTGGCCCAGCAGCGGGCAGGCCAGCACCTGCTCCAGCGTGGCCTGCGCGGCCGACAGGTCGCCAGCTTCGCGGTCAAAGCGGACCAGGTGCAGCTGCGCCACCGCCGCCGCATACAGGTTGCCCAGCGCCTGAAAGGTCTCCAGGGCGCCGGCCACATGGGCGCGGGCCCGGACCGGGTCGCTGGCCCGCAACGTCACCCCCAGATCATGCTGCGCGATGGCGGTGCATTCCGGGTCCCCCACCACGCGCGACAGGCCCAGCTGTTCCTCGTACAGGGCAGCGGCCTGGTCGCGCTGGCCCAGGCGACTGTGCAAGGCCGCCAGCAGATTCAGGGCGCGCATCAGCCAGGGGCCAGCCGCCTGCGCGCGCAGGTCCAGCAGGGCGGCGCCCACCTGCGACACGGCACGGCTCAGGTGCCCGGCCCGCCAGTTGAGGTAGGCGAGCAGCACCCCTGCTTCGGGGCTCGGGTGACCGTCCACAAATCGCCCGTCCGTCTGAGCCATCTGGCGGGCGAGGTCCGGGGCCGTGTCCCGCAGCGACCAGGCGTCTTCCAGCAGGGTCAGCGGCTGTTGAGGGGCAAGGGCGAGGGCCGACATAGATTCGTTCAGCGTAAAACGGCCCCCCTATCCCGCGCCGTTACCCTTTGTTGAGCGTGCAGTCAGTCAATCTTCATTCCTTCGGCCCAGTCCGTTCACCGGACTGAAGGTCACTGCTCTATGCTGCCCGGCGATGCGCCCCGAACTGCTGGCCCGCGTGCTGACCCTGCTGCCCGACCAGGCCGCCCGCCCAGAACTGCGCGACTACTACGCCCTGCTGCGCGACTACCCGCAGCGGGGCGGCAAGGGCATTCGCAGTGAGCTGCTGCTGGCCAGTACCCGCGCCCACGGCGTTCAGGAAAGCGGCCCAGACTGGGAAGCGGCCCTGTGGCTGGCCGCCGCCCTGGAACTGTTTCAGAACTGGGTCCTAATTCACGACGACATCGAAGACGACAGTGAAGAGCGCCGGGGCCAGCCCGCGCTGCACCGCCAACACGGCGCCCCCCTGGCCATCAACGCGGGCGACGGCCTACACGCCTATATGTGGGCCGCTGTTCACCGCGCGGGGGTGCCGGGAGCCATGGAGGCCTTTCTGGACATGATTCATCGCACCGCCGAGGGCCAGCACCTTGACCTGTGCTGGGTAGAGCGCCGCGAGTGGGGCCTGCACGAGGCCGACTATCTGGAGATGGTGCGCCTGAAAACTGCGTACTACACCGTCGTGGTGCCGCTGCAACTGGGGGCGCTGGCGGCTGGCACTGCGCCCCACGACGGCTTTACGGCGGCCGGGCTGGCGCTGGGCACGGCCTTTCAGATTCGGGACGACGTGCTGAACCTGCAGGGCGACCCGGCCAAATACGGCAAGGAGATCGGCGGCGACCTGCTGGAAGGTAAACGCACCCTGATTGTGCTGCGCTGGCTGGAAGGCGCCCCGCCCGCACAGCGCGAGGTGTTTCTGGACCAGATGCGCCGGGACCGCCCGGCCAAAGACCCGGCCCAGATTGCCCAGATTCATGCCTGGCTCCTGGCCAGCGGCTGCGTGACCGGCGCCCAGACTTTCGCTGACCAACAGGCGCAGGTGGGCTTGCAGGCGCTGAGCGACGCCCTTGAGGGCGCGCCGGACCAGCAGGCCGCCGCCGAACTGCTGGGGACAGTGCGGACCCTCGCCAGCCGCGAGGCCTGAAGGGCTCATTGGGCGGTGGCGCCTGGCTCTGAGAACTGTCTTTGCTGGGCTACGTGCTACTCGCACCGAAAGCCCAGAGCGGCGCCTCCCCTACCCCGGACCCTCAGGACACCAGGGTCAGGGCGGTGCGGGCGAACTCTGTGAAGGCGCGGTTGAGGGCGCGGATGGCGCCGTCCACAGGCTCACCGCCCCGCAGATAGAGCCCTGCATTGAACTCAATTCCGAAGGCAGGAACACCACTGCGCCGGCTGTGGTTGAGGCTCAGGGTATCGGTGGCCCACGGCTCACCAATCGTCACGCGCGGGTCGGGGCTGGCCGCAATCACCTCAGCAAAAGCTGTTTCGCAGGCGTGGCGCAGAGCGTCCCACTGCGCGATTGGGAAGCTCGGCGCGTCGGACGTGCCGGGCATCAGGCAGATCGCCGGCCGGGGCGTACCGGTGTCGTGGCTGAGCGCCGGCCCACTGGGCGCCATGCTGTGGCCCACAATCATCAGGCGGGCGCCTGCCAATTCGGCCGCCACCAGTGCATCAAAGGTGTCCCAGAGGCGGCGCAACCGGGCCTCGCGCGCCGCCTCGGTCAGCGTGAATCCGGCCGGATAGAGGGACTGACGGTCAAACCCAGTCAACTTGAGGACGCCGTTGTCCACCCGGTCATCCCGGTCGCGGTTGAGGTCAGCGGCAAAGCGGCTCCAGGGGGCATTGGCGTGGCGCGCGCCAGGCACGTGGTACAGCAGGTCGGTGTAGGGGTCGCCGTCCAGAAAGATGCGGCGCAAAAAGGCCTCGCGCGTGGGGGCGTCAAAGGCGGCCTCACCCAGCATGTCGCGCAGCACGTCGGCGGGCAGGTGGCCAGACGAATGCGGCGTGACGATCAGCAGGGCGTCCAGGTCAGGCGTCATGTGCCGAAGATACGGCAA
This genomic window from Deinococcus betulae contains:
- the secA gene encoding preprotein translocase subunit SecA — its product is MFRVLNKMFDNNQRDVAQIVKAIVQPVSALEEETMKVDDLAAAFMDLRRRVQEGGESLDDVVVPAFALIREAGRRSIGKRHYDVQLIGGYALHKGRIAEMRTGEGKTLVATLALALNALEGRGCHLVTVNDYLARVGMEEMGLLYRTLGLTVGLASRELQPAQKQAAYACDITYVTNSELGFDYLRDNMAQSREALSLRADHPLNFAIVDEVDSILIDEARTPLIISGAAEKATDLYYVYAKLIRRLQKGEPAEPGVRPEPTGDYTIDEKGKQVHLTEGGIGKIERLLSLSDLYSPENMDKAHMITQAIRARELYQREKDYIVNAEGEVIIIDEFTGRSMPGRRYGEGLHQAIEAKEGVKIENENQTLATITYQNFFRLYNKFSGMTGTAKTEEKEFLDIYGSDVLVIPTNKNILRKDSDDLVYRSRLGKYNAVVQEVIEMHATGRPVLIGTASIVTSEQLSDLLKAAGVQHSVLNAKFEAQEASIVAQAGRSTTVTIATNMAGRGTDIMLGGNAEFIIGEAIEQNFGISRFAPEAENFIKAVSRQDEGAVALAMQIPEMTEDFARQAVQLQADILTDRQKVRDLGGLHIIGTERHESRRIDNQLRGRAGRQGDPGSSRFYVSFEDDLMRLFANDRVVAMMDRLGMDDSAPIEAKMVTGAIEKAQARVEDRNFSTRKQLLEFDNVMSKQRDTVYAQRREVLLGPDADVEESTEGMIADFVDMQLATHLPVEQAAETWDIEGLRSGVVDAVPPLEDFDFEALRALSPAEAQDTLLQAVADAFDTRKEELSPTMLNSLSRYVLLQVVDQHWKEHLHGMDVLRQGIGLRGYGQRDPFTEYKFEATNMFNEMIDSLKADVTKFVFRMQFGQTG
- a CDS encoding amidohydrolase family protein, which gives rise to MTMPDALTPRLLVCDVLYTGMGGAQSPGAVVVAGQTVAATGAPDALRAAYPHAREERVPGVIAPPPVNAHTHLDMSDYAFQALPYFRWLPEVVIAQRKRRGVAGAVAGADRLAALGAGGVGDIVNIPGVMDALLPREDLSGVLYAEVLGTFPEQADERFAAVRAQVEAWRRLERPGGLRVGLSPHTPFTVSHRLMRLVTDYAAGEGLPLQIHVAEHPAEGELFETGGGPLWEHRLPAYYPADFAEIIGRAPELGLTPVRYLDELGVLAARPTLVHMVNVTSDDIARVARAGSPVVTCPRSNYHLGCGTFPWTAFAVAGVEVALGTDSVASGETLDVRDEVQFAQTIYPTLDPRLIVRAAVKGGHRVLGTSTPVLRRGEAWHESSIWSVRAG
- a CDS encoding diguanylate cyclase encodes the protein MSALALAPQQPLTLLEDAWSLRDTAPDLARQMAQTDGRFVDGHPSPEAGVLLAYLNWRAGHLSRAVSQVGAALLDLRAQAAGPWLMRALNLLAALHSRLGQRDQAAALYEEQLGLSRVVGDPECTAIAQHDLGVTLRASDPVRARAHVAGALETFQALGNLYAAAVAQLHLVRFDREAGDLSAAQATLEQVLACPLLGQHPALAAAAYAEELTVARALDQPERVKRARRHLRELCAAHDHPELHITAALALSVGAQPAAALAVLTPAVAAARVLGVNGSLPTLLERVAEAQAALGQHQDAVASLCEVLTLERELHHAERRQGFRMLDVLHRFHHLEAAAQEQQRYTAELQSHLRDLQTLNARIRELSRIDGLTRLHNRDYLFQEGGRLAELCSAQTPLSAAMLDIYHFKWVNDTWGHQLGDAVLQRLAQMLRAVAEPGDIVARYGGEEFVMLRPGRQDALRASCQALQGAVRAHAWGELRPGLRVTLSIGVADTEANDFDALLGEADRRLYRVKSSGRNAICAAD
- a CDS encoding polyprenyl synthetase family protein, whose translation is MRPELLARVLTLLPDQAARPELRDYYALLRDYPQRGGKGIRSELLLASTRAHGVQESGPDWEAALWLAAALELFQNWVLIHDDIEDDSEERRGQPALHRQHGAPLAINAGDGLHAYMWAAVHRAGVPGAMEAFLDMIHRTAEGQHLDLCWVERREWGLHEADYLEMVRLKTAYYTVVVPLQLGALAAGTAPHDGFTAAGLALGTAFQIRDDVLNLQGDPAKYGKEIGGDLLEGKRTLIVLRWLEGAPPAQREVFLDQMRRDRPAKDPAQIAQIHAWLLASGCVTGAQTFADQQAQVGLQALSDALEGAPDQQAAAELLGTVRTLASREA
- a CDS encoding N-formylglutamate amidohydrolase, giving the protein MTPDLDALLIVTPHSSGHLPADVLRDMLGEAAFDAPTREAFLRRIFLDGDPYTDLLYHVPGARHANAPWSRFAADLNRDRDDRVDNGVLKLTGFDRQSLYPAGFTLTEAAREARLRRLWDTFDALVAAELAGARLMIVGHSMAPSGPALSHDTGTPRPAICLMPGTSDAPSFPIAQWDALRHACETAFAEVIAASPDPRVTIGEPWATDTLSLNHSRRSGVPAFGIEFNAGLYLRGGEPVDGAIRALNRAFTEFARTALTLVS